GATCGGCACGAAGATGTCCTCGCGGTCGCCGAGCACCGCGTTGTCGACCGGATCGAGCGCGGCGACCATCTCCCGACGCTGACGGTCCGCGAGGATCGGTTTGGCTTTGTGGGTGACGTTCTCTCGGCGGGCGAGAATTACGGCGAGTTCGTCACCCATCGCGGCCGCCTCGCGGAGGTAGTGGAGATGCCCGGGATGGAGGATGTCGAACGTCCCCTGAGCGACGACCGTGGTCGGATCGTCGCTCGGTTCGGAAGCACCGGCTTCCGATCGGGTTCGATCGTCGTCACTTCGCTCCGCTCCGCTCCGTCCTCCCCCACGTTCCCGGGTCATCGTAGTTCCTCGTCGATGTCGGCCTGGGTGAAGTCGAAGAACTCCTCGTCGTCGGGCAGGTCGACGTCGAGCACCGGGAGGTCACGCCGTTTCCCCTCGCGGTCGAACGCCCGCCAGTCGTGGTCGCGGTAGGGTGCGCCGAGGATGATGTGGACATCTCCTTTGCCGAACGTGGCGAGATCGGCGTCGCTCGGCCGGAGCACGCCGTTGGGATGGGAGTGGATCGACCCGGCGGCGCGCATGTCGTTCGGGACGAGGCTCGTCTTGACGGTGGCGCTCACGGGGTTCGACTCGGTTGCCGGGACCACGAGCACGTCGGTCACGACGGTCCCCGATCTGTCGAGTCCGAGGTCGGCCGCGTCCTCGCCACGGAGCAGGCCCATGTACTCGTTCGGGTGGCTCTCCTCGGCGGCCGAGCGGGCGAACGCGAGGGTGTCGGCGGCGATCCCGACGACCTCGCTCGACCCGAAAAAGCCCATGATCGAACACCGACCGGCGACCATCTAAGCGTTCCGACCGAGGAGCGGTGCGATTTGCCAATTCTTAAACCCGGTCGCGGCAAACGCCGGTCAAGAATGTCTACGCCCTCCGAAACGGACGATCGAAGCGACGCCGCCGACGCCGGCCGCGTCCCGACCGTCTACGACCTCGCATCCGAATGCACCGCCGATGCCGTCGAGACCGGCGCACGCTACCACGCGACCGTCAACGGCGTCGTGGAGTACGGCGTGTTCGTCGACATCGCCGACGACGTCTCGGGGCTCGTCCACGAATCGAACCTCGGCGACGAGTACGCGGTCGGCGACGACCTCGTCGTTCGCCTCGACGAGATCAGACCGAACGGCGACCTCGGCTTCGACGAGGCCACGATCGACGACTATCGTACTGTGGCCGTCGAGTACGAGCCCGAGGTGACGGCCGCCGACGATCTCGACGGGACGATCGGCGAGAGCGTGACCCTCGAGGGCGAGGTCGTCGGGATCGAGCAAACGGGGGGGCCGACGGTGTTCTCGCTCCGCGACGCGTCGGGCGTCGTCGACTGTGCAGCGTTCGAGGCCGCCGGCGTCCGGGCGTACCCCGAAATCGAGGTCGATGACCTCGTGCGAATCGAAGGGACGCCGGAGCGCCGCGAGGGCGCGATCCAGGTCGAAGTCGACGGACTCACGGCGTTCGACGACGCCGCCGATCTCCGCGAACGGCTCGACGACGCGCTCGACGAGCGGGCGGCGGCCCGCGACGTCACGCCGCTGATCGAGTGGGACGCACTCGAAAAGTTGTGGAACGATCTGGAGGACGTCGCGGCCCGGCTGCGCCGCGCGGTCCTCGAAAACCGGCCGATCCGCATCCGCCACCACGCCGACGGTGACGGCATGTGTGCGTCGATCCCGGTCCAGCTCGCGCTCTCACGGTTCATCGAGGAGGTCCACGGCGACGACTCGGCGGCGCGTCACCTCGTGAAGCGATCACCGAGCAAGGCCCCCTTCTACGAGATGGAGGACGTTACTCGTGACTTGAACTTCGCGCTCGGCGACCGCGACCGCCACGGCCAGCGCCTCCCGCTCGTGGCGATGCTCGACAACGGATCGACCGAAGAGGACGTCCCGGCCTACGAGGCGCTCGCCCAGTACGACATCCCGATCGTGGCGGTCGACCACCACCATCCCGATCCCGATGCCGTCGAGGGGCTGCTCGAAGAACACGTCAACCCCTACCTCCGCGGCGAGGACTACGGCGTAACTACTGGAATGCTCTGCGTCGAGGTCGCGCGGATGATCCACCCCGAGATCACCGACGAACTCCGCCACGTGCCGGCGGTCGCGGGGCTCACCGACCGCTCGGAGGCCGACGCGATGAGTGAGTACCTCGCGCTCGCAGAGGAGGAGGGGTACGACGAGGCGGATCTCCAGGCGATCGGCGACGCGCTCGATTACGCCGCCCACTGGCTGCGCTACAGTTCGGGCGACGCGCTGATGACCGACGTGCTCGGCGTCGACGCTGCCGACGAGGAGCGCCACCGCGATCTCGTCGACCATCTCTCCGAGCGGGCCGACCGCGACACCGACCGCCAGCTCGACGCCGCCATGCCTCACGTCGAGACCGAATCGCTCGACAACGGTGCACAGCTGAACCGGATCGACGTCGAGCGTTACGCCCGCCGCTTCACCTACCCCGCGCCA
This sequence is a window from Halococcus agarilyticus. Protein-coding genes within it:
- a CDS encoding adenylyltransferase/cytidyltransferase family protein yields the protein MTRERGGGRSGAERSDDDRTRSEAGASEPSDDPTTVVAQGTFDILHPGHLHYLREAAAMGDELAVILARRENVTHKAKPILADRQRREMVAALDPVDNAVLGDREDIFVPIEALDPDVIVLGHDQHHDEAAIAAALGDRGIDCEVKRAAGREPNYAGELLSTGQIVDRIRQERG
- a CDS encoding Mov34/MPN/PAD-1 family protein; protein product: MGFFGSSEVVGIAADTLAFARSAAEESHPNEYMGLLRGEDAADLGLDRSGTVVTDVLVVPATESNPVSATVKTSLVPNDMRAAGSIHSHPNGVLRPSDADLATFGKGDVHIILGAPYRDHDWRAFDREGKRRDLPVLDVDLPDDEEFFDFTQADIDEELR
- a CDS encoding DHH family phosphoesterase → MSTPSETDDRSDAADAGRVPTVYDLASECTADAVETGARYHATVNGVVEYGVFVDIADDVSGLVHESNLGDEYAVGDDLVVRLDEIRPNGDLGFDEATIDDYRTVAVEYEPEVTAADDLDGTIGESVTLEGEVVGIEQTGGPTVFSLRDASGVVDCAAFEAAGVRAYPEIEVDDLVRIEGTPERREGAIQVEVDGLTAFDDAADLRERLDDALDERAAARDVTPLIEWDALEKLWNDLEDVAARLRRAVLENRPIRIRHHADGDGMCASIPVQLALSRFIEEVHGDDSAARHLVKRSPSKAPFYEMEDVTRDLNFALGDRDRHGQRLPLVAMLDNGSTEEDVPAYEALAQYDIPIVAVDHHHPDPDAVEGLLEEHVNPYLRGEDYGVTTGMLCVEVARMIHPEITDELRHVPAVAGLTDRSEADAMSEYLALAEEEGYDEADLQAIGDALDYAAHWLRYSSGDALMTDVLGVDAADEERHRDLVDHLSERADRDTDRQLDAAMPHVETESLDNGAQLNRIDVERYARRFTYPAPGKTTGAIHDRKVAETDDPVITVGYGPDFAVLRSDGVRLDIPQMVEELEDEVTGGGVSGGGHLVVGSIKFVKGMREDVLDALEAKMGDAEIDEELGSASVAGFED